One genomic region from Harpia harpyja isolate bHarHar1 chromosome 1, bHarHar1 primary haplotype, whole genome shotgun sequence encodes:
- the LOC128139907 gene encoding regulator of G-protein signaling 9-binding protein-like produces MAPGRGAACRMPGAAGTCAAAQAALCKAMAGHRLLVLQLGGSADSPWLREERRRRSAEARDLSTGLQRMLLAGLRQASASPEERRELERLWVLFLSALELFLQDLRRAHHLCQLFSVQGGGTTPLSSGLGSRGLPSRKGSRRGGGPAQPPATPHLEEEIEQVRATLVETESRANIPPWTVEATQPAGTGGTAAPAAGAAREGSHAGHCCRVL; encoded by the exons ATGGCACCAGGGAGAGGGGCTGCGTGCCGCATGCCAGGGGCAGCAGGGACGTGTGCAGCAGCCCAGGCCGCCCTCTGCAAGGCCATGGCCGGGCACCGGCTGCTGGTGTTGCAGCTCGGGGGCAGCGCTGACAGCCCCTGGCTGCGAGAGGAGCGGCGCAGGAGGAGCGCGGAGGCCCGCGACCTCAGCACCG GGCTGCAACgcatgctgctggcagggctgcggcAGGCGTCAGCGAGCCCCGAGGAGCGGCGGGAGCTGGAGAGGCTGTGGGTGCTCTTCCTCTCAGCTCTGGAGCTCTTCCTGCAGGATCTGCGCCGAGCCCACCACCTCTGCCAGCTCTTCTCCGTGCAGGGGGGGGGCACAACCCCTCTGAGCAGTGGGCTGGGGAGCCGGGGGCTGCCCAGCCGCAAGGGAAGCCGGCGAGGGGGGGGTCCTGCGCAGCCCCCGGCCACCCCGCACCTGGAGGAAGAGATCGAGCAGGTGAGAGCCACGCTGGTGGAGACGGAGAGCAGAGCCAACATCCCACCGTGGACAGTGGAGGCCACGCAGCCGGCAGGGACAGGTGGTactgcagcccctgcagctggGGCGGCTCGGGAGGGGTCTCACgctgggcactgctgcagggTCCTCTGA
- the ZSWIM3 gene encoding zinc finger SWIM domain-containing protein 3 has protein sequence MELGSRFRSYEDFRERFRAYKLAQGCRYGLRSCVSVRCHNRQHGTAVREDVVFMQVKFGCARTQKYSKKRKQQPSLCPAYFVLQYKEDIDQLVISELNSDHVHADPVFSLTRAATATASTTAREGPATELCEQQQAGGTNSSAEAHEDSHTVAGQPVDGAPAPYQAPALPEAAKENASVLIRVAEVMKTFLRVDRGSLASISADSDHGLDRLSFQTSKMKSSFMQFPESLLLHRALSEGGHVLCALLVESEERVGKVVHLSLLKDDTASSVRKMLTVFKEFNPEWQKVQTVFVDVSFFHKAILQELFPAAQVLLSVYHTVRLLEKNVREAEISSSLKQNLTLALQKAMFSPSAASLDALSQLVKRVVSPELYNYLRANWFSCELLWCLHAEKGLQSCSTHMDSLDLITHRISSLFGRQPSLEASVLCFLECADCLDSTSLESLNRGSLSTEEDGWNSLQEQPDACAGAAAGPGPVSDSLALAERPEPTGHTATAGTDSMLATLWESCTDLGSWLCLKEWEVVQTSTQLLSPVLGSLTVRLLEDAHRVSRDCRSCSCCFHRRYRLPCRHVLAVLQAHRGRVEEGMVCRRWQKRYQRLLAPGAGPPGRGGGSAGNRPEGRGERVRSLSLELANLLMQCEGQELEERSSALAAILAAWARSPGPPAGKEEPVPPHCSG, from the exons ATGGAGCTGGGGTCCCGCTTCAGGAGCTACGAGGACTTCAGGGAGCGCTTCCGCGCCTACAAGCTGGCGCAGGGGTGCCGCTACGGCCTGCGGAGCTGCGTCTCCGTCCGCTGCCACAACCGGCAGCACGGCACCGCCGTCCGCGAGGACGTCGT GTTCATGCAGGTGAAGTTTGGTTGTGCCCGGACccaaaaatacagcaagaagagaaagcagcagcccagCTTGTGTCCGGCTTATTTTGTGTTGCAGTATAAGGAGGACATTGACCAGCTTGTGATCAGTGAACTGAACAGTGACCACGTTCATGCGGACCCGGTGTTTTCCCTGACCAGAGCTGCCACCGCGACGGCAAGCACCACGGCACGCGAAGGCCCTGCAACAGAACTGTGTGAGCAGCAGCAGGCGGGTGGGACCAACAGCAGTGCTGAGGCGCATGAGGACTCACACACGGTCGCAGGACAACCGGTGGACGGGGCGCCTGCTCCGTACCAGGCTCCCGCACTCCCTGAAGCAGCGAAGGAAAATGCCTCAGTGCTCATCAGGGTGGCTGAGGTCATGAAAACCTTCCTAAGGGTGGACAGGGGCTCGTTGGCCTCCATCAGTGCAGACAGTGACCATGGCCTGGACAGACTCAGCTTCCAGACCAGCAAGATGAAGAGCTCATTTATGCAGTTCCCCGAGAGCCTCCTGCTGCACAGGGCGCTGAGCGAGGGGGGACATGTTCTCTGCGCTCTCCTTGTAGAGAGTGAGGAGCGAGTGGGGAAAGTGGTGCACTTGTCACTGCTGAAGGATGACACAGCATCCAGTGTCAGGAAAATGCTGACCGTCTTCAAGGAGTTCAACCCCGAATGGCAAAAGGTCCAGACCGTTTTTGTGGACGTGTCCTTCTTTCACAAAGCCATCCTCCAAGAGCTCTTTCCTGCTGCCCAGGTGCTCCTTTCTGTCTATCACACTGTCCGACTGCTCGAGAAGAACGTGAGGGAAGCAGAAATCTCCTCTTCGCTCAAGCAGAACTTGACGCTGGCCTTGCAGAAGGCCATGTTTTCCCCTTCAGCTGCAAGTCTGGATGCCCTCTCCCAGCTGGTGAAGCGTGTGGTCAGCCCAGAGCTGTACAACTACCTGCGAGCCAACTGGTTCTCCTGCGAGCTGCTGTGGTGCCTGCATGCAGAGAAAGGTCTGCAGTCCTGCAGCACGCACATGGACAGCCTGGACCTCATCACGCACCGGATATCCAGCCTCTTCGGCCGGCAGCCGTCCTTGGAGGCGAGCGTTCTTTGTTTTCTGGAGTGTGCGGACTGCCTTGATTCCACGAGCTTGGAAAGCCTGAACCGGGGCTCCTTGAGCACCGAGGAGGATGGTTGGAACAGCCTCCAGGAGCAGCCTGATGCATGTGCTGGTGCCGCAGCAGGACCAGGCCCCGTTTCTGACTCTCTGGCTCTTGCCGAGCGCCCCGAGCCCACTGGGCACACTGCCACGGCGGGGACGGACAGCATGCTGGCCACACTGTGGGAGAGCTGCACGGACCTGGGCTCctggctgtgcctgaaggagTGGGAGGTGGTGCAGACGTCCACCCAGCTGCTCAGCCCGGTGCTGGGCAGCCTTACCGTTCGGCTGCTGGAGGACGCACACCGGGTGAGCCGGGACTGccgcagctgcagctgctgcttccacCGCCGCTACCGGCTCCCCTGCAGGCACGTCCTGGCCGTGCTGCAGGCGCACCGGGGACGTGTGGAGGAGGGCATGGTGTGCAGGCGCTGGCAGAAGAGGTATCAGCGGCTCCTGGCCCCCGGGGCCGGTcccccgggccgcggcgggggctcGGCGGGCAACCGGCCGGAGGGCAGAGGGGAGAGAGTCCGGTCCCTCAGCCTGGAGCTGGCCAACCTGCTGATGCAGTGCgaggggcaggagctggaggagcgcAGCTCGGCGCTGGCGGCGATCCTGGCTGCCTGGGCTAGGTCACCGGGGCCGCCGGCCGGGAAGGAGGAGCCGGTGCCCCCGCACTGCTCCGGGTAA
- the UBE2C gene encoding ubiquitin-conjugating enzyme E2 C, with product MASQNADPAAVPSAAARKAAEAGATAARGSVGKRLQQELMALMMSGDKGISAFPESDNLFKWIGTIDGAAGTAYEELRYKLSLEFPSGYPYTAPTVRFLTPCYHPNVDTQGNICLDILKDKWSALYDVRTILLSIQSLLAEPNIESPLNTHAAELWKNQAAYKKYVRETYAKQAKSQET from the exons ATGGCCTCGCAGAACGCCGACCCCGCCGCCGTGCCCAGTGCAGCCGCCCGCAAAGCGGCCGAGGCGGGGGCCACGGCGGCCCGCGGCTCGGTGGGGAAGAG gctgcagcaggagctgatgGCGCTCATG ATGTCCGGTGACAAAGGCATCTCCGCCTTCCCTGAGTCCGACAACCTCTTCAAGTGGATCGGGACCATTGACGGTGCTGCCGGCACG GCCTACGAGGAGCTGCGGTACAAGCTGTCGCTGGAGTTCCCCAGTGGGTACCCCTACACCGCGCCCACGGTGCGGTTCCTGACGCCCTGCTACCACCCCAACGTCGACACCCAGGGCAACATCTGCCTCGACATCCTCAAGGACAAGTGGTCGGCCCTCTACGACGTCCGCACCATCCTGCTCTCCATCCAGAGCCTGCTGGCAG AGCCGAACATCGAGAGCCCCCTGAATACGCACGCTGCCGAGCTCTGGAAGAACCAAGCCG CCTACAAGAAATACGTGCGGGAGACATACGCCAAGCAGGCCAAGAGCCAGGAAACCTGA
- the SNX21 gene encoding LOW QUALITY PROTEIN: sorting nexin-21 (The sequence of the model RefSeq protein was modified relative to this genomic sequence to represent the inferred CDS: inserted 1 base in 1 codon), translating to MAARILHRLRHALAGEGGREERACGGSEAEDCPESSELEDDTEGLSTRLSGTLSFTSHEEEEEEEDGAGDELGEPPQPTGTAAGAEDGEWGPAAERPGGSLLTRQLQELWKKSRGSLVPQRLLFEVTSASVVSERSSKYVLYTIYLIRSGRFDKAPAAIARRYSDFERLNRRLRCRFGCDMAGIAFPRKRLRRNFTAETIAKRSRAFEQFLSHLHSIAEIRRSPEFLEFFFLQDLQAAQRLTCTGMYREALATWXNAYRLQDRLGVCGSGRFLLTLAGLAVCHQELDELGEAHGFCEQALQLLEAQGSHPLLGPFLQAHVHLAWKVGKDKRRSEAQLQDLREAGPPLQQQPTLKECLIKEPLE from the exons ATGGCCGCCCGCATCCTGCACCGCCTGCGGCACGCGCTGGCCGGCGAAGGCGGCCGGGAGGAGCGGGCGTGCGGCGGCTCCGAGGCCGAGGACTGCCCGGAGAGCTCGGAGCTGGAGGACGACACGGAGGGGCTGTCGACGCGCCTCAGCGGCACCCTGAGCTTCACCAgccacgaggaggaggaggaggaggaggatggtgctGGAGACGAGCTGGGGGAGCCACCGCAGCCGACCGGCACGGCAGCGGGTGCAGAGGACGGAG AGTGGGGCCCCGCGGCGGAGCGCCCCGGTGGCAGCCTGCTGACCcggcagctgcaggagctgtggaAGAAATCGCGGGGCAGCCTGGTGCCCCAGCGGCTGCTCTTCGAGGTCACCAGCGCCAGCGTGGTCAGCGAGCGCTCCTCCAAGTACGTG CTCTACACCATCTACCTGATCCGCTCCGGCCGGTTCGACAAGGCCCCCGCCGCCATCGCCCGGCGCTACTCGGACTTTGAGAGGCTGAACCGCCGCTTGCGCTGCCGCTTTGGCTGCGACATGGCCGGCATCGCCTTCCCCAGGAAGAGGCTGCGCCGGAACTTCACCGCCGAGACCATCGCCAAGCGGAGCCGAGCCTTCGAGCAGTTCCTGTCCCACCTGCACTCCATCGCCGAGATCCGCCGCTCCCCCGAGTTCCTCGAGTTCTTCTTCCTGCAGGACCTGCAGGCTGCACAGCGCCTGACCTGCACCGGCATGTACCGCGAAGCCCTGGCCACCT CCAACGCCTACCGGCTGCAGGACCGGCTGGGGGTCTGCGGCTCCGGCCGCTTCCTCCTGACACTGGCCGGGCTGGCCGTCTGCCACCAGGAGCTGGACGAGCTTGGCGAGGCCCACGGCTTCTGCGAGCAGgcgctgcagctgctggaggccCAAGGCAGCCACCCGCTGCTGGGGCCCTTCCTGCAGGCCCACGTCCACCTGGCCTGGAAGGTGGGCAAGGACAAGCGGCGCTCGGAGGCCCAGCTGCAGGACCTGCGGGAGGCCGGGCcgcccctgcagcagcagcccaccCTGAAGGAGTGCCTGATCAAGGAGCCTCTGGAGTGA
- the ACOT8 gene encoding LOW QUALITY PROTEIN: acyl-coenzyme A thioesterase 8 (The sequence of the model RefSeq protein was modified relative to this genomic sequence to represent the inferred CDS: deleted 2 bases in 2 codons): MAAAGDGGGPGPGRPPPGDLRSVLITSVLNLERLELDLFRGRHHWVPATQRLFGGQIVGQALVAAARAVSRDEQVHSLHCYFVRAGGPERPLFLSQETPRYEVERTRTGKSFSVRSVKAIQHGKPIFTCQASFQLSQGSPVQHQFTMPTVPPPEELLTQEELIQKFLQNPNLAERYRKHLNKIQAEDVPIDIKPVNPPDIFCLEPQEPKQLFWVRARGYIGETDMKVHCCVAAYISDYAFLGTALLPHRQYHIKFLVSLDHSMWFHAPFRADHWMLYECESPWAGGCRGLVQGRLWRRDGVLAVTCAQEGVIRVEQKPNQSKL, encoded by the exons ATGGCGGCTGCGGGCGACGGcgggggaccggggccggggcggccgccgcccgggGACCTGCGGAGCGTGCTCATCACCAGCGTGCTGAACCTGGAGCGGCTGGAGCTCGATCTCTTCAG GGGCCGGCACCACTGG GTGCCCGCTACGCAGCGCCTCTTCGGCGGGCAGATCGTGGGGCAGGCCCTGGTGGCGGCCGCCCGGGCCGTCAGCCGCGACGAGCAGGTCCACTCGCTGCACTGCTACTTCGTGCGGGCAGGTGGGCCGG AACGCCCTCTTTTTCTGTCCCAGGAGACCCCAAGGTACGAGGTGGAGCGGACCCGTACGGGGAAGAGCTTCTCTGTCCGTTCCGTAAAGGCCATCCAGCACGGAAAGCCAATCTTCACCTGCCAGGCCTCCTTCCAGCTCTCCCAAGGGAGCCCAGTGCAGCACCAGTTCACCATGCCTACCGTGCCACCCCCTGAGGAGCTGCTGACGCAAGAGGAGCTTATCCAGAAGTTTCTGCA GAATCCTAACTTGGCGGAGAGATACAGAAAGCATCTCAACAAGATTCAAGCCGAAGACGTGCCGATTGATATCAAACCCGTGAACCCACCAGACATATTCTGCTTGGAGCCGCAGGAGCCAAAGCAGCTCTTCTGGGTGCGAGCACGAGGCTACATAG GAGAGACTGACATGAAGGTGCACTGCTGCGTGGCCGCCTACATCTCCGACTATGCCTTCCTGGGCACGGCTCTGCTCCCGCACCGGCAGTACCACATCAAGTTCTTGGTGTCCCTTGACCATTCCATGTGGTTCCACGCGCCCTTCCGAGCAGACCACTGGATGCTGTATGAGTGCGAGAGCCCCTGGGCTG GTGGGTGCCGGGGACTGGTGCAGGGACGGCTGTGGCGCCGGGATGGGGTCCTGGCTGTCACCTGCGCGCAGGAGGGAGTCATCAGGGTGGAGCAA AAGCCAAACCAGAGCAAGCTCTAG
- the TNNC2 gene encoding troponin C, skeletal muscle — protein MPSMTDQQAEARAFLSEEMIAEFKAAFDMFDADGGGDISTKELGTVMRMLGQNPTKEELDAIIEEVDEDGSGTIDFEEFLVMMVRQMKEDAKGKSEEELANCFRVFDRNADGFIDIEELGEILRATGEHVTEEDIEDLMKDSDKNNDGRIDFDEFLKMMEGVQ, from the exons atGCCTTCAATG ACAGACCAGCAGGCGGAAGCCCGTGCCTTCCTCAGCGAGGAGATGATCGCGG AATTCAAGGCCGCCTTCGACATGTTTGATGCGGATGGTGGTGGGGACATCAGCACCAAGGAGCTGGGGACAGTGATGAGGATGTTGGGGCAGAACCCCACCAAGGAGGAGCTGGACGCCATCATAGAGGAGGTGGACGAGGACG GCAGCGGCACCATCGACTTCGAGGAGTTCCTGGTGATGATGGTGCGCCAGATGAAGGAGGACGCCAAGGGCAAGTCTGAGGAGGAGTTGGCCAACTGCTTCCGCGTCTTCGACCG GAACGCGGACGGGTTCATCGACATAGAGGAGCTGGGTGAGATCCTGAGGGCCACGGGGGAGCACGTCACCGAGGAGGACATAGAGGATCTGATGAAGGACTCAGACAAGAACAACGATGGCCGCATCGACTTCGATG AGTTCCTGAAGATGATGGAGGGTGTGCAGTAA
- the ZSWIM1 gene encoding LOW QUALITY PROTEIN: zinc finger SWIM domain-containing protein 1 (The sequence of the model RefSeq protein was modified relative to this genomic sequence to represent the inferred CDS: inserted 1 base in 1 codon) encodes MAQAPSGPGRGSLVAYELGAGGRMASVSFQSAAMGGVFARFPRALLVHRAAGPAGRVLYVFLVAGPAPGLRGGMARVVHLAVPRDESVGSLARMYGAFRAFNPAWAETRLLLVGPGLPQPPALAQAFPSAEVQLSVFHLCKCLQQQVQRLALDGRAERLILATLSDTVCAATESSRRKMHALLRDLVAPDLLPQLHIRWLLDDEIWAALDDEIRDRSWGEASNYFRDLEIVTQGLSQVFSAELSLESCITSLAWHYQKCVSKSPPDAATCSAPHPDHCAAWAAPQSLPASGSPLAPVACQGKLPQSSVQASPTTAAAQQQQLVPASLTAAKSPVIVLQSRLAAPQLPAAFQHQPETPQALLFQNEPMSPQSSLDHSSPAAKLEATENLEGDSEEEINRRTEEGIKQSLSDICTKPAARLCLSEFAVVQKSVQLIGTGEDALSIQVLEDAHTVDMKGLSSCTCHFNQVFQLPCRHILAVLNSDRKTLQPEMLSRQWQKGCDAHQAGQDSADGLLEXLKSSWNESLDKSLVVSFLTAEVSRLLTHCSREEFEHRYRTLRELADSWIGPYVEVKL; translated from the exons ATGGCGCAGGCCCCGTCGGGCCCGGGCCGCGGCTCCCTGGTGGCCTACGAGCTGGGCGCGGGCGGCCGCATGGCCTCCGTCAGCTTCCAGAGCGCCGCCATGGGCGGCGTCTTCGCCCGCTTCCCCCGGGCGCTGCTGGTGCACCGGGCCGCTGGCCCGGCCGGCCGGGTGCTCTACGTCTTCCTGGTGGCCGGACCGGCCCCGGGGTTGCGGGGCGGCATGGCCAGGGTGGTGCACCTTGCCGTCCCGCGGGACGAGTCGGTGGGGAGCCTGGCCCGCATGTACGGGGCGTTCCGGGCCTTCAACCCCGCCTGGGCTGAGACCCGGCTCCTGCTGGTGGGGCCCGGCCTCCCCCAGCCGCCTGCGCTCGCCCAGGCCTTTCCGTCAGCGGAGGTGCAGCTCTCCGTCTTCCACCTCTGCAAGTGCCTGCAGCAGCAGGTCCAGCGGCTGGCCTTGGACGGCCGTGCCGAGCGCCTGATCCTGGCCACCCTGAGCGACACCGTGTGCGCAGCCACCGAGAGCAGCCGCAGGAAGATGCATGCCCTCCTGAGGGACCTCGTGGCGCCCGACTTGCTGCCTCAGCTCCATATTCGCTGGCTGCTCGATGATGAGATCTGGGCCGCGCTCGATGATGAGATCAGGGACAGGAGTTGGGGGGAGGCCAGTAACTACTTTAGGGACCTGGAGATCGTTACCCAGGGATTAAGCCAGGTTTTCAGCGCTGAGCTCTCTCTGGAGAGCTGCATCACCTCCTTAGCCTGGCACTACCAAAAGTGTGTTTCTAAGAGCCCTCCTGATGCCGCGACGTGCTCCGCTCCCCATCCTGATCACTGTGCCGCTTGGGCAGCTCCCCAAAGCCTGCCTGCCTCGGGTTCGCCTCTCGCCCCTGTGGCGTGCCAGGGTAAGCTGCCTCAGAGCTCTGTCCAGGCCTcccccaccacagcagcagctcagcagcagcagctggtgccaGCTTCTCTCACAGCTGCTAAGAGTCCCGTGATTGTTCTCCAGAGTCGACTGGCAGCTCCTCAGCTCCCTGCAGCTTTTCAGCATCAGCCTGAAACCCCCCAGGCTCTCCTCTTCCAGAACGAGCCCATGAGCCCTCAGTCCTCATTAGATCATTCCTCTCCTGCGGCTAAACTGGAGGCCACAGAAAACCTGGAGGGTGACAGTGAAGAGGAGATTAACAGAAGGACTGAGGAAGGCATCAAGCAGTCTTTGAGTGATATTTGCACAAAGCCCGCTGCCAGGCTGTGCCTGAGCGAGTTCGCGGTAGTTCAGAAGTCCGTGCAGCTGATAGGCACCGGGGAGGATGCTCTCAGCATACAGGTTCTGGAGGATGCCCACACGGTCGACATGAAAGGCCTGAGCAGCTGCACTTGCCACTTCAACCAGGTCTTCCAGCTGCCTTGCCGGCACATCCTGGCCGTGCTGAATTCGGACAGGAAGACCTTGCAGCCAGAGATGCTCAGCAGACAGTGGCAGAAGGGATGTGATGCCCATCAGGCCGGGCAAGACAGTGCTGATGGCCTCTTGG ATCTGAAGAGCTCCTGGAACGAGTCTTTGGATAAATCCCTGGTGGTGtccttcctcacagcagaggtcaGCCGGCTTCTCACccactgcagcagggaggagtTTGAGCACAGGTACAGGACACTCCGGGAGCTGGCTGACAGCTGGATTGGGCCCTACGTCGAGGTGAAGCTCTAG